Proteins found in one Paraburkholderia caballeronis genomic segment:
- a CDS encoding alpha/beta hydrolase, translating into MSWQGAVIRWTLRRTFRPATEQPIDVDYVRTRTSKRLWTPRAPSGWRLREQYDAAPLRGEWLERRRAPGQPAPRTILYLHGGGYYFCSPKTHRAITFGLAMRADADLFSLDYRLAPEHPFPAALDDALAAWRSLLDSGVRADSIVIGGDSAGGGLALATLVALRDAGGPLPAGAVLFSPWTDLAATGASLRDNDGRDPMFRGEVFERVAPLYLGVTPATHPLASPLYAELHGLPPLFLRAGSTEVLVDDTRRVAARAADAGVEIDCAIWPDMPHIWPIYAPFMPEARRVLDEAAGFARRVTGGGHAPGGGDPRAAQSSETSIA; encoded by the coding sequence ATGAGCTGGCAGGGAGCGGTGATCCGCTGGACGCTGCGCAGGACGTTTCGCCCGGCGACGGAACAGCCGATCGACGTCGACTACGTGCGCACGCGCACGTCGAAACGGCTGTGGACGCCGCGCGCGCCGTCGGGCTGGCGTCTGCGCGAGCAGTACGATGCCGCGCCGTTGCGCGGCGAGTGGCTCGAACGCCGGCGCGCGCCCGGTCAACCGGCGCCGCGCACGATCCTCTATCTGCATGGCGGCGGTTATTACTTCTGCTCGCCGAAGACGCATCGCGCGATCACGTTCGGCCTCGCGATGCGCGCCGACGCCGACCTGTTCTCGCTCGACTACCGTCTCGCGCCCGAGCATCCGTTCCCCGCCGCGCTCGATGACGCGCTCGCCGCCTGGCGCAGCCTGCTCGACAGCGGCGTGCGGGCGGACAGCATCGTCATCGGCGGCGACTCGGCGGGCGGCGGTCTCGCGCTCGCGACGCTGGTTGCGTTGCGCGACGCCGGCGGCCCGTTGCCGGCCGGCGCGGTGCTGTTCTCGCCGTGGACGGATCTCGCGGCGACCGGCGCGTCGCTGCGCGACAACGACGGCCGTGATCCGATGTTTCGCGGCGAAGTGTTCGAACGTGTCGCCCCCCTGTATCTCGGCGTGACGCCCGCCACGCATCCGCTCGCTTCGCCGCTCTATGCGGAACTGCACGGGCTGCCGCCGCTATTCCTGCGGGCGGGCAGCACCGAGGTGCTGGTCGACGACACCCGGCGCGTCGCCGCGCGGGCGGCCGACGCGGGCGTCGAAATCGACTGCGCGATCTGGCCTGACATGCCGCACATCTGGCCGATCTATGCGCCGTTCATGCCCGAGGCGCGGCGCGTGCTCGACGAGGCGGCCGGCTTTGCGCGCCGCGTCACCGGCGGCGGCCATGCGCCGGGCGGCGGCGACCCGCGCGCGGCTCAGTCGAGCGAAACGTCGATCGCCTGA
- a CDS encoding CHRD domain-containing protein — translation MNVLRPLRVAVALCVLASGAAFADTVALKADLEPSSEVPPRATQGHGALNATFDTSSRTLQWTATYDGLSTPITAAHFHGPAPVGQNAKVQVPIAKADLPSPIKGSATLTEQQATDLMAGQWYFNIHTSQNPAGEIRGQVLPAN, via the coding sequence ATGAATGTGCTTCGCCCACTGCGCGTCGCCGTGGCCCTGTGCGTGCTCGCATCCGGCGCCGCGTTCGCCGACACGGTCGCGCTGAAGGCCGATCTCGAACCGTCGAGCGAGGTGCCGCCGCGCGCCACGCAGGGTCACGGCGCGTTGAATGCGACGTTCGATACGTCGTCCAGAACGTTGCAATGGACCGCGACTTACGATGGCCTGTCAACGCCGATCACCGCCGCGCACTTCCACGGCCCCGCACCGGTCGGGCAGAACGCGAAGGTGCAGGTGCCGATCGCGAAGGCCGATCTGCCAAGCCCGATCAAGGGTTCGGCGACGCTCACCGAACAGCAGGCGACCGACCTGATGGCCGGTCAGTGGTATTTCAACATCCATACGTCGCAGAACCCGGCCGGCGAGATCCGCGGCCAGGTGCTGCCGGCGAACTGA
- a CDS encoding ATP-binding protein, which yields MHGSRWRRLIASAFTLLVVFAHPQATAQSPADVSKPAASQPVSTPFPPRLLVGVLADGWPPLEVLDGDRVTGFSADYLRLLVGTDVELVPKRYPDMPRLIAAACAGEVDLLMSVARTPERERCLAFTTPYLNGAAAFVTRSDDADALTSPDRIARARIATERGFALEQLLRKRFPQATIEPYATTWDALDSVATGSADVYAGFAAVVRYQLSAEAFRGLRIAYEERMVVRDMRFAVPASAKALRDRLNVALSGVRPAAATALRARWLDGAPRMPTSPLALSADERAWLRALPPLSVGFDDDWAPFSYVGPSGQPSGIASDYLDYLGHVLGVTFRRIPTPGWIETTGAFRHGDFALLATAMRDDARLPGAQFTQPYEHYPFALVARRNEPVVRGLKDFAGRRVVLTPHAPAAELFATDLPGSQIVRAATLDEGLTMVADRRADVLIADAAAVAGPLRRDHDDELQIVGPAGHDDEVSFAVRGDLAPLAGLIDRALRAMPAGEAQRIRHRWVTAAVAGRSGWSVNALRLLPLLIVFGVVLLVTLRAYVLLQREMKRRRRAERVLARQVELQNTMMEMIPYPLAARDLQNRYLAVNHAYEEATGLSRVQLLGRSSTSVAPWGEANSRRVDGMYRQTVADGGARRVELVLDGHDGRADRDDEARHGIFATRLCSDSRNEPFCVLGTMIDITDIRRAELRARETERLLSDVTHSLPAIVFQLRRTPDGRYAFPYIGGDTQRLFGDGGSELIRANALDMQRVHPKDRKRLIVWLERSARRLTPVHVEFRYFASDGTLWLRAEFVPHRKDDGSVVWSGYAADVSVERARADELARARDIAQAASRAKDNFLAMMSHEIRTPMNGVLGLVEVLERTPLNVEQSEMVGMVQESAGALLQILDDLLDYAKIEVGRLAIESEPFDVRELVDRAVGLLAGRAHEKGLKLRVDVEPDVAAVLCGDSVRLRQILFNLLSNAIKFTPRGEVCVNVSATAIDGDGARQLVALSVEDTGIGIAPHMQAHLFEPFVQAESSTTRRFGGTGLGLAICRKLAELMGGTLALRSESGRGTCMTLHIELPVEMPVGPADGLLGKHALVACDDERTARALTHFGTALGMRMTHVASSALFENEGADAQADHVDLIFMSDDVSAPSLPTDAPVIRVTASPKPTGYRVTDSGVLLSANPVSWCGLGTACAVALAGLPVAVSSSVSRHAEAGDSLAAPDRDKERLAGRLILVAEDHPVNQELIRHQLALLGFACDVVNDGEEALAELACNDYGCLITDCHMPKLSGYGLVRKLRERERESGAQRLPVLGITASTASDDLRLCLDAGMDDCLVKPMRLATLRDALARWFGVTEGARRPMPASAPARAKTLAHAAGSGGDFEPLDLDHMIHVWGSEATVKALLDSFVSAVRDDLLALLPLLDDVNVARLREWHHRLAGAVGVLQYPALLSVLETYRWHMDDHSADQLREEGLQLIHTCEALLNDIEKQAAWLA from the coding sequence ATGCACGGTTCGCGCTGGCGCCGGCTGATCGCATCGGCGTTCACGCTGCTCGTCGTATTCGCGCACCCGCAAGCCACCGCGCAATCGCCTGCCGACGTATCGAAGCCGGCCGCGAGCCAGCCGGTTTCGACGCCGTTTCCGCCGAGGCTGCTGGTCGGCGTGCTGGCCGACGGCTGGCCGCCGCTCGAAGTGCTCGACGGCGACCGGGTCACCGGCTTCAGCGCCGACTATCTGCGCCTGCTCGTCGGGACGGACGTCGAACTCGTGCCGAAGCGTTATCCCGACATGCCGCGGCTGATCGCGGCCGCGTGCGCGGGGGAAGTCGATCTGCTGATGAGCGTCGCGCGCACGCCCGAGCGCGAACGCTGCCTCGCGTTCACGACGCCTTATCTGAACGGCGCGGCCGCGTTCGTCACGCGCAGCGACGATGCGGACGCGCTCACGTCGCCCGACCGGATCGCCCGCGCGCGCATCGCGACCGAGAGGGGCTTCGCGCTCGAACAACTGCTGCGCAAGCGTTTCCCGCAGGCGACCATCGAACCGTATGCGACCACGTGGGATGCGCTCGATTCGGTCGCCACGGGCTCGGCCGACGTCTATGCGGGTTTCGCGGCGGTCGTCCGTTATCAGCTGTCGGCGGAAGCGTTTCGCGGGCTGCGCATCGCCTACGAGGAACGCATGGTCGTGCGCGACATGCGCTTTGCGGTGCCGGCGTCGGCCAAGGCGCTGCGCGACCGGCTCAACGTCGCGTTGAGCGGCGTGCGGCCCGCCGCGGCGACCGCGCTGCGCGCGCGCTGGCTCGACGGCGCGCCGCGGATGCCGACGTCGCCGCTCGCGCTGTCGGCGGACGAGCGCGCGTGGCTGCGCGCGCTGCCGCCGCTGTCGGTCGGCTTCGACGACGACTGGGCGCCGTTCAGCTACGTCGGTCCGTCCGGGCAGCCGTCCGGGATCGCCAGCGACTACCTCGACTATCTCGGCCATGTGCTCGGCGTCACGTTCCGCCGGATACCCACGCCGGGCTGGATCGAAACGACCGGCGCGTTCCGGCACGGCGACTTCGCATTGCTCGCGACGGCGATGCGCGACGATGCGCGGCTGCCCGGCGCGCAGTTCACGCAGCCGTACGAGCACTATCCGTTCGCGCTGGTCGCGCGCCGGAACGAGCCGGTCGTGCGCGGCCTCAAGGACTTCGCGGGCCGGCGCGTCGTGCTGACGCCGCACGCGCCGGCCGCCGAGTTGTTCGCGACGGATCTGCCGGGTTCGCAGATCGTCCGCGCGGCGACGCTCGACGAAGGGCTGACGATGGTCGCCGACCGGCGCGCGGACGTGCTGATCGCGGACGCCGCGGCGGTCGCCGGCCCGCTGCGGCGGGATCACGACGACGAACTGCAGATCGTCGGGCCGGCCGGCCACGACGATGAGGTGAGCTTCGCGGTGCGCGGCGATCTCGCGCCGCTCGCCGGGCTGATCGACCGCGCGCTGCGCGCGATGCCGGCGGGCGAGGCGCAGCGCATCCGTCACCGCTGGGTGACGGCGGCTGTCGCCGGGCGTAGCGGCTGGAGCGTGAACGCGCTGCGGCTGCTGCCGTTGCTGATCGTGTTCGGCGTGGTGCTGCTCGTCACGCTGCGCGCGTACGTGCTGCTCCAGCGCGAGATGAAGCGCCGCCGCCGCGCCGAGCGTGTGCTCGCGCGGCAGGTCGAATTGCAGAACACGATGATGGAGATGATTCCGTATCCGCTGGCGGCGCGCGATCTCCAGAACCGCTATCTCGCGGTGAACCACGCCTACGAGGAAGCGACCGGCCTGTCGCGCGTGCAACTGCTCGGCCGGTCCAGCACCAGCGTCGCGCCGTGGGGCGAAGCGAACAGCCGGCGCGTGGACGGCATGTACCGGCAGACCGTCGCCGATGGCGGCGCGCGGCGCGTCGAACTCGTGCTCGACGGCCACGATGGCCGCGCCGACCGCGACGATGAAGCGCGGCACGGCATCTTCGCGACGCGTCTGTGCAGCGACAGCCGCAACGAGCCGTTCTGCGTGCTCGGCACGATGATCGACATCACCGACATCCGTCGCGCGGAACTGCGCGCGCGCGAAACGGAGCGGCTGCTGTCCGACGTCACGCACTCGCTGCCGGCGATCGTGTTCCAGCTTCGGCGCACGCCGGACGGCCGTTATGCGTTCCCGTACATCGGCGGCGACACGCAGCGGCTGTTCGGCGACGGCGGCAGCGAACTGATCCGCGCGAACGCGCTCGACATGCAGCGCGTGCATCCGAAGGATCGCAAGCGTCTGATCGTGTGGCTCGAACGTTCCGCGCGGCGGCTGACGCCGGTGCACGTCGAGTTCCGCTATTTCGCGTCCGACGGGACGTTGTGGCTGCGCGCGGAGTTCGTCCCGCACCGGAAGGACGACGGTTCGGTCGTGTGGAGCGGTTATGCGGCCGACGTGAGCGTCGAGCGTGCGCGCGCCGACGAACTGGCGCGCGCGCGGGACATTGCGCAGGCGGCGTCGCGCGCGAAGGACAACTTTCTCGCGATGATGAGCCACGAGATCCGCACGCCGATGAACGGCGTGCTCGGGCTCGTCGAGGTGCTGGAGCGCACGCCGCTCAACGTCGAGCAGTCGGAGATGGTCGGCATGGTGCAGGAGTCGGCGGGCGCGCTGCTGCAGATCCTCGACGACCTGCTCGACTACGCGAAGATCGAAGTGGGGCGGCTCGCGATCGAGTCGGAGCCGTTCGACGTGCGCGAACTCGTCGATCGCGCGGTGGGGCTGCTCGCGGGGCGCGCGCACGAGAAGGGATTGAAGCTGCGCGTCGATGTCGAGCCGGACGTCGCCGCGGTGCTGTGTGGCGACAGCGTGCGGCTGCGGCAGATCCTGTTCAATCTGCTGAGCAATGCGATCAAGTTCACGCCGCGCGGCGAGGTCTGCGTGAACGTGAGCGCGACTGCGATCGACGGGGACGGCGCGCGGCAGCTTGTTGCGTTGAGCGTCGAGGACACCGGCATCGGCATCGCGCCGCATATGCAGGCGCATCTGTTCGAGCCGTTCGTGCAGGCCGAATCGTCGACGACGCGCCGCTTCGGCGGCACGGGCCTCGGACTCGCGATCTGCCGCAAGCTCGCCGAATTGATGGGCGGCACGCTGGCGCTGCGCAGCGAGTCGGGCCGCGGCACGTGCATGACGCTGCATATCGAATTGCCGGTCGAAATGCCGGTTGGCCCCGCGGACGGCCTGCTCGGCAAACACGCGCTGGTCGCATGCGACGACGAACGCACCGCGCGCGCGCTGACGCATTTCGGCACGGCGCTCGGCATGCGGATGACGCACGTCGCGTCGTCCGCGCTGTTCGAAAACGAGGGTGCCGACGCGCAAGCCGATCACGTCGATCTGATCTTCATGTCCGACGATGTATCGGCGCCGTCGTTGCCGACCGATGCGCCGGTGATTCGCGTGACCGCGAGTCCGAAGCCGACCGGCTATCGCGTGACCGACAGCGGCGTGCTGTTGAGCGCGAATCCGGTTTCATGGTGCGGGCTCGGCACCGCATGCGCGGTGGCGCTCGCGGGGTTGCCAGTCGCGGTGTCATCGTCGGTGTCTCGTCATGCGGAAGCGGGCGACTCGCTGGCCGCGCCGGACCGCGACAAGGAACGCCTGGCCGGCCGCCTGATTCTCGTCGCCGAAGATCATCCGGTGAACCAGGAGTTGATCCGCCATCAGCTTGCGTTGCTCGGCTTCGCCTGCGACGTGGTCAACGACGGCGAAGAGGCATTGGCCGAACTGGCGTGCAACGACTACGGCTGCCTGATTACCGATTGCCATATGCCGAAGCTGTCGGGCTACGGCCTCGTGCGCAAGCTGCGCGAGCGGGAACGCGAAAGCGGCGCGCAGCGATTGCCGGTGCTCGGCATCACGGCCAGCACCGCGAGCGACGATCTGCGGTTGTGTCTCGATGCGGGGATGGACGACTGCCTCGTGAAGCCGATGCGGCTCGCGACGCTGCGCGATGCGCTCGCGCGCTGGTTCGGCGTGACGGAGGGGGCGCGCCGCCCTATGCCGGCAAGTGCGCCGGCGCGCGCGAAAACGTTGGCGCATGCTGCCGGATCGGGCGGGGACTTCGAACCGCTCGACCTCGATCACATGATCCACGTATGGGGCAGCGAAGCGACGGTGAAGGCGCTGCTCGATTCGTTCGTGTCGGCGGTGCGCGACGATCTGCTTGCGCTATTGCCGCTGCTCGACGACGTGAACGTCGCGCGCCTGCGCGAATGGCATCACCGGCTCGCGGGCGCGGTCGGCGTGCTGCAATATCCGGCGTTGTTGTCGGTGCTCGAAACGTATCGGTGGCACATGGACGATCACAGCGCGGATCAACTGCGGGAAGAAGGACTGCAATTGATCCATACCTGCGAGGCGCTGCTGAACGACATCGAGAAGCAGGCCGCATGGCTGGCGTAA
- a CDS encoding aquaporin encodes MKLGRRLLVECVGTGWLVFAGCAGAALNAGIPVQGWNLLGTPVAFGLALLAANLVAARAASAHFNPAVTIGYTVARRFPVRDVAPYLAAQTAGAILGAALLVWIASGRPGFSLSISEFGVNGYDAHSPSDYSLSSAFVIELAMTLAFVTTHLVMSGTPDRRRVAAIATGACFATIYLITMPVTNGAINPARSTGPALFVGGWALDQLWLFWAAPMLGGIGAGLCHAALAARAGRVRPVTAEPGGSA; translated from the coding sequence ATGAAGTTGGGAAGGCGACTGTTGGTCGAATGCGTGGGAACCGGATGGCTCGTTTTCGCGGGCTGCGCGGGCGCCGCGCTGAATGCCGGCATTCCGGTGCAGGGCTGGAACCTGCTCGGGACGCCGGTCGCATTCGGTCTCGCGCTGCTCGCGGCGAATCTCGTCGCCGCGCGCGCCGCAAGCGCGCACTTCAACCCGGCGGTGACCATCGGCTACACGGTGGCGAGGCGCTTCCCGGTGCGCGACGTCGCGCCTTATCTCGCCGCGCAGACGGCCGGCGCGATCCTCGGCGCCGCGTTGCTCGTATGGATCGCGAGTGGTCGTCCCGGTTTCTCGCTGTCGATTTCCGAATTCGGCGTCAACGGTTATGACGCGCATTCGCCGTCCGATTATTCGCTGTCGTCCGCATTCGTGATCGAACTCGCGATGACGCTCGCGTTCGTGACGACGCACCTCGTAATGTCAGGCACACCCGATCGCCGCCGCGTCGCGGCGATCGCGACGGGCGCGTGTTTCGCGACGATCTATCTGATCACGATGCCGGTCACGAACGGCGCGATCAACCCGGCGCGCTCGACCGGCCCCGCGCTGTTCGTCGGCGGCTGGGCGCTCGATCAACTCTGGCTGTTCTGGGCCGCGCCGATGCTCGGCGGCATCGGCGCAGGCTTGTGCCACGCGGCGCTCGCCGCGCGCGCCGGCCGGGTGCGGCCGGTCACGGCGGAACCCGGCGGTTCCGCCTGA
- a CDS encoding response regulator transcription factor has translation MSGPLTPARIIVADDHPVVLYALERLIGRWPRLRVVGRATTFAELFDEAARVDFDVVITDLYMPCAGDLDAHDMLLDFRRRFAHASLIVLTGETAPAVLHRLLRMQVDGILSKKDCVDLIPDAIASAMARERYLGPLVRDLLARDWPAAADDGSARQLSRREIEVIVHYASGLSVTEIAVRLGRSVKTISAQKCSAMKKLSLANDVELYRFAVESGIVSRMFG, from the coding sequence ATGAGCGGACCGCTAACGCCCGCGCGCATCATCGTCGCCGACGATCATCCGGTCGTGCTGTACGCGCTTGAACGGCTGATCGGCCGTTGGCCTCGCCTGCGCGTGGTCGGCCGCGCGACGACGTTTGCCGAACTGTTCGACGAAGCCGCGCGGGTCGACTTCGACGTCGTCATCACCGATCTCTACATGCCCTGCGCGGGCGACCTCGACGCACACGACATGCTGCTCGACTTCAGGCGGCGCTTCGCGCACGCGTCGCTGATCGTGCTGACGGGCGAAACGGCTCCGGCCGTGCTGCATCGCCTGCTGCGGATGCAGGTGGACGGCATCCTCAGCAAGAAAGACTGCGTCGACCTGATTCCGGATGCGATCGCGTCCGCGATGGCGCGCGAGCGGTATCTCGGCCCGCTCGTCCGCGATCTGCTCGCGCGCGACTGGCCCGCGGCGGCCGACGACGGCAGCGCGCGTCAGCTATCGAGGCGCGAGATCGAAGTGATCGTTCATTACGCGTCGGGCCTGAGCGTGACGGAGATCGCCGTGCGCCTCGGCCGCAGCGTGAAGACGATCAGCGCGCAGAAATGCTCCGCGATGAAAAAGCTGTCGCTCGCGAACGACGTCGAGCTGTACCGGTTCGCGGTCGAGTCCGGCATCGTGTCGCGGATGTTCGGATAA
- a CDS encoding response regulator, whose product MNLRVILADDHPFVRLGVRCALGADGIDVVGEASSPGELLALLGAMPCDVVVTSLAMLDGAGDGPECRGFVERLRSGWPSLPVVVLTVETEASLLSAALSTGIAGMLRKSDVAGALTTVVRDACRGCVSVSAQILCDLETAGVSVRQLCLLGHGAFRQTIHDCVVVTRCPDDETGASTRLAHDVLADADAASGSAVSSFAERRRVR is encoded by the coding sequence GTGAACCTACGCGTGATCCTCGCCGACGATCATCCGTTCGTCCGCCTCGGCGTGCGTTGCGCGCTGGGGGCGGACGGCATCGACGTCGTCGGAGAAGCGTCGAGTCCCGGCGAACTGCTTGCGCTGCTCGGCGCGATGCCGTGCGACGTGGTCGTCACCAGCCTCGCGATGCTCGACGGCGCGGGCGACGGTCCCGAATGCCGCGGGTTCGTCGAGCGTCTGCGTAGCGGCTGGCCGTCGTTGCCCGTCGTGGTGCTGACCGTCGAAACCGAAGCGTCGCTGCTGAGCGCGGCGTTGAGCACCGGCATCGCGGGCATGCTGCGCAAAAGCGACGTGGCCGGCGCGCTGACGACGGTGGTCCGCGATGCGTGCCGAGGCTGCGTGAGCGTCAGCGCGCAGATTCTTTGCGATCTGGAGACGGCCGGCGTCAGCGTGCGGCAGCTGTGCCTGCTCGGACACGGCGCGTTTCGGCAGACGATCCACGACTGCGTGGTCGTCACGCGTTGTCCGGATGACGAGACGGGCGCGTCTACGCGGCTGGCGCACGACGTGCTGGCCGATGCCGATGCGGCTTCCGGTTCGGCGGTTTCTTCGTTCGCCGAAAGGCGCCGCGTGCGATGA
- a CDS encoding threo-3-hydroxy-L-aspartate ammonia-lyase has product MSTLPISYDDVVAAHERIRGVAHRTPVLTSTTANDLTGAQLFFKCENFQRMGAFKFRGAYNAIAQFTPQQKAGGVITFSSGNHAQAIALSARLLGVKAVIVMPQDAPAVKVEATRGYGGELVFYDRYTEDREALGRRLAAERGLTLIPPYDHPHVMAGQGTAAKELIEDAGPLDLLFVCLGGGGLLSGCATAARALNPDCKVIGVEPEAGNDGQRSLRSGAIVHIDTPKTIADGAQTQHLGEYTFAVIRELVDDIVTVSDAELVDTMKFFASRMKAVVEPTGCLAAAAVLQRKVDVRGKRVGVIVSGGNVDLLRFAELVGYAG; this is encoded by the coding sequence TTGCCGATTTCCTATGACGACGTCGTCGCCGCGCACGAGCGCATTCGCGGCGTCGCGCACCGCACGCCGGTGCTGACCTCGACCACTGCGAACGACCTGACCGGCGCGCAACTGTTCTTCAAGTGCGAGAACTTCCAGCGGATGGGCGCGTTCAAGTTTCGCGGCGCGTACAACGCGATCGCGCAGTTCACGCCGCAGCAGAAGGCCGGCGGCGTGATTACGTTTTCGTCCGGCAACCATGCGCAGGCGATCGCGCTGTCCGCGCGGCTGCTCGGCGTGAAGGCGGTGATCGTGATGCCGCAGGACGCGCCCGCGGTGAAAGTCGAAGCGACGCGCGGCTACGGCGGCGAACTCGTGTTCTACGACCGCTACACCGAGGACCGCGAGGCGCTCGGCCGCCGGCTCGCGGCGGAACGCGGCCTCACGCTGATCCCGCCGTACGACCATCCGCACGTGATGGCCGGGCAGGGCACGGCCGCGAAGGAACTGATCGAGGACGCCGGCCCGCTCGACCTGTTGTTCGTGTGCCTCGGCGGCGGCGGCCTGCTGTCGGGCTGCGCGACCGCGGCGCGCGCGCTGAACCCTGACTGCAAGGTGATCGGCGTGGAACCGGAAGCGGGCAACGACGGCCAGCGCAGCCTGCGTTCGGGCGCGATCGTGCACATCGACACGCCGAAGACGATCGCCGACGGCGCACAGACGCAGCACCTCGGCGAATACACGTTCGCGGTGATCCGCGAACTGGTCGACGACATCGTGACGGTCAGCGACGCGGAACTCGTCGATACGATGAAGTTCTTCGCGAGCCGGATGAAGGCCGTCGTCGAGCCCACCGGCTGCCTCGCGGCGGCGGCGGTGCTGCAACGGAAGGTCGATGTGCGCGGCAAGCGCGTCGGCGTGATCGTGTCGGGCGGCAACGTCGATCTGCTGCGTTTCGCGGAACTGGTCGGTTACGCGGGTTGA